The proteins below come from a single Tissierella sp. MB52-C2 genomic window:
- a CDS encoding M20 family metallo-hydrolase — MESCIERIKNDIENVTKITATPNMGCTRFSYGKEDKEVREYLIKEMEDLGLFIKIDGVGNIRAKYIDNNEDKPSIMMGSHIDTVANGGKFDGLTGVITGLEVIRVMKENNVKLDNPIELIIFAEEEGSNFGTTMVGSKFLSGTYKLKYLNKLKNDDGVTAYQVMKDFGLDVDNVENEVLKKEESKAMVELHIEQGGILHSENLPIGIVKAIVGMKTYKVSLEGVSNHAGSTPMYLRKDPMVGAAEIITYMEKVAKENALKDTVATVGKIHCQPNGSNVIPGQVEFNVDIRDVEIEGIEIVAKELIDKTKEVAEKRGLKYSIDLVGESDCVKLSPKVISAIEEVAIEKKYAYKKMNSGAVHDSAMLTEITDVGMIFVPSIDGLSHSPQEDTKFEDIKLGCDLLLGTVIKLGKSNLMI; from the coding sequence TTGGAGTCCTGTATTGAAAGAATAAAAAACGATATAGAAAATGTGACAAAGATAACGGCTACTCCCAATATGGGATGTACAAGATTTTCTTATGGTAAGGAAGATAAAGAGGTCAGAGAATATTTAATTAAAGAAATGGAAGACTTAGGATTATTCATTAAGATAGACGGCGTAGGAAATATTAGAGCTAAATATATAGATAACAATGAAGATAAACCTTCTATAATGATGGGTTCTCATATAGATACAGTTGCTAATGGCGGAAAATTTGATGGTCTTACTGGAGTTATAACGGGTTTAGAAGTAATTAGAGTAATGAAAGAAAATAATGTTAAACTGGATAATCCAATTGAACTAATTATCTTTGCAGAAGAAGAAGGTTCAAACTTTGGTACGACAATGGTTGGAAGTAAGTTTTTATCTGGAACATATAAGTTAAAATACTTAAATAAACTGAAAAATGATGATGGAGTTACTGCATATCAAGTTATGAAGGATTTTGGACTGGATGTAGATAATGTAGAAAATGAAGTGTTGAAGAAAGAAGAATCAAAAGCTATGGTGGAACTTCATATAGAACAAGGTGGTATACTTCATTCAGAAAACCTTCCTATAGGTATAGTAAAAGCAATAGTTGGAATGAAGACTTACAAAGTAAGTTTAGAGGGTGTTTCAAATCATGCAGGTTCTACTCCAATGTATCTAAGGAAAGACCCTATGGTTGGAGCTGCTGAAATAATTACTTATATGGAAAAAGTGGCGAAAGAAAATGCATTAAAGGATACAGTTGCAACAGTTGGAAAAATTCATTGTCAACCTAATGGATCAAATGTTATACCAGGGCAAGTAGAATTTAATGTAGATATTAGAGATGTAGAAATAGAAGGAATAGAAATAGTAGCTAAAGAATTAATAGATAAGACAAAGGAAGTAGCAGAAAAACGAGGTCTTAAATATTCTATAGATTTAGTAGGTGAGTCAGATTGTGTAAAACTATCGCCTAAAGTTATAAGTGCTATTGAAGAGGTTGCCATAGAGAAGAAATATGCATATAAGAAAATGAACAGTGGTGCAGTTCACGATTCAGCAATGTTAACAGAAATAACTGATGTTGGAATGATATTTGTACCAAGTATAGATGGTCTAAGTCATTCTCCACAGGAAGATACTAAATTTGAAGATATAAAATTAGGTTGTGATTTACTATTAGGTACAGTAATTAAGCTAGGAAAATCTAATTTAATGATTTAA